From a region of the Corallococcus macrosporus genome:
- a CDS encoding isochorismatase family protein, with protein MPSFRLKPEQAALLVVDIQERLCAAMDRDALDRMLARTGAAVEGARALGLPVIVTEQYPQGLGRTHSLLKLRLGEFKPLEKIEFSAATPDVLAVLGDRKQVLITGMETHICVFQTARDLADSGREPCLLADAVLSRAEEDRRVGLELCRDAGARILTVESALFDMLGRAGTPEFKKVSAAVR; from the coding sequence ATGCCGTCATTCCGCCTGAAGCCCGAGCAGGCCGCGCTGCTCGTCGTCGACATCCAGGAGCGCCTGTGCGCCGCGATGGACCGCGACGCCCTGGACCGCATGCTCGCGCGCACCGGCGCCGCCGTCGAAGGCGCGCGGGCCCTGGGCCTGCCCGTCATCGTCACGGAGCAGTACCCGCAGGGGCTGGGCCGCACGCACTCGCTGCTCAAGCTGCGCCTGGGGGAGTTCAAGCCGCTGGAGAAGATCGAGTTCTCCGCCGCCACGCCGGACGTGCTCGCCGTGCTGGGGGACCGCAAGCAGGTGCTCATCACCGGCATGGAGACGCACATCTGCGTCTTCCAGACGGCGCGCGACCTGGCGGACAGCGGCCGCGAGCCGTGCCTCCTCGCGGACGCCGTGCTGTCCCGCGCGGAGGAGGACCGCCGCGTGGGCCTGGAGCTGTGCCGCGACGCGGGCGCCCGCATCCTCACCGTGGAGTCGGCCCTGTTCGACATGCTGGGCCGCGCCGGCACGCCCGAGTTCAAGAAGGTGTCCGCCGCCGTCCGCTGA